A window of Castanea sativa cultivar Marrone di Chiusa Pesio chromosome 1, ASM4071231v1 contains these coding sequences:
- the LOC142622165 gene encoding WAT1-related protein At1g43650 — protein MESHKPYIAMLFTQSVYAGMALFSKAAIAKGMNPYVFVVYRQAFASLALAPFAFFLERNKAAPLSYYLLFRIFLVSLCGITLSLNLYYFAINYTSATFAAATTNTIPAITFIMAAFLRMESINIKQLHGLAKVLGSVVGVSGALVFAFVKGPPINFMHWYTATEKPNTDSSMQGCSTREWIKGSLIMLSANTFWSLWLILQGPIIKQYQAKLRLTTLQCFFSCIQSCFVAIALERQPSAWKLGWDVHLVSVAYCGVIVTGITYWLQVWVIEKRGPVFTAMFTPLALIITAIMSAFLWKENFYWGSIGGAILLVGGLYSVLWGKNKEDRKSETDKQRQETKDELVLECITHH, from the exons ATGGAAAGCCATAAGCCTTATATTGCAATGCTTTTCACTCAGTCAGTGTATGCAGGCATGGCCTTGTTCTCTAAGGCAGCAATTGCTAAAGGGATGAACCCTTATGTGTTTGTTGTTTATAGGCAAGCTTTTGCCTCACTTGCCTTGGCTCCATTCGCATTCTTCCTTGAAAG AAACAAGGCTGCTCCCTTATCATATTACTTACTTTTCAGAATCTTCTTGGTTTCACTTTGTGG GATCACACTCAGTTTAAACCTCTACTACTTCGCTATCAACTACACATCTGCAACATTTGCGGCGGCCACGACTAATACAATACCTGCCATTACTTTCATAATGGCCGCTTTCTTGAG AATGGAAAGCATTAACATAAAACAGTTGCACGGATTGGCCAAAGTGTTGGGTTCTGTTGTCGGTGTTTCTGGTGCACTAGTGTTTGCTTTTGTGAAGGGACCTCCTATAAATTTTATGCACTGGTATACAGCAACTGAAAAGCCAAATACAGACTCATCAATGCAGGGTTGCTCCACAAGGGAATGGATAAAAGGCTCTCTTATTATGCTCTCAGCCAACACTTTTTGGTCTTTATGGCTTATTCTACAG GGTCCAATTATTAAGCAATATCAGGCAAAACTAAGGCTTACTACTCTACAATGCTTCTTTAGCTGCATTCAATCATGCTTTGTGGCCATTGCATTGGAGAGGCAACCATCAGCATGGAAACTTGGATGGGATGTCCATCTTGTTTCAGTGGCATATTGT GGTGTAATTGTAACTGGAATTACCTATTGGCTACAAGTATGGGTGATAGAAAAGAGAGGCCCAGTTTTCACGGCAATGTTCACTCCACTAGCGCTGATTATTACAGCCATCATGTCAGCATTCTTGTGGAAAGAGAACTTTTATTGGGGAAG TATTGGTGGGGCTATTTTGCTGGTGGGGGGGCTCTACAGTGTCTTGTGGGGGAAGAACAAAGAGGATAGGAAAAGTGAAACAGACAaacaaagacaagaaaccaaAGATGAACTCGTACTAGAGTGCATTACACATCACTGA